GCTCTGTGGTGTTACGTCCCAAGGGGATTCTCGAGCTGCGATGATCTGCGGCTATCCCGGAACCGTGTGGATTTCACGGGCAATCGCCGTCAATGGAGCTATGAGGCGTGTTCCACGCCCGCTTTGACCAGTCCCGTTTGTCGCGGATTCAGCTCTGGAGGCAACTATGTTGGCCCTCAAAGTCCCTCTCGTCCCAATAGGAACAACAGAAGGAACAACCGGAGGAAAAATCAAGGAGTGGGACGACCCAATAGTGGTTATGCCTCAGGTGGCAGTGGCAATGTGAGAGGATCCGGAAACGTTGGTGGCGGAGGATTGAACCTGGCTGACTTGCTCAAACCAAGAAGTGAGGGTCTGGATCCAGGGAAAACGACTGAAGAAGTGAAGTTTGAATTCCAATGAAATCAATCACAACCCAACAAATGCGATTGAGATCTATGTCTAGGGAGGAATTACGGAGCAGATAATAAATGATATCAATTAGGCATATTGCTGTTGTtcgattttttgtttgtataCATTGGTAATGGTTAATGAGACAAAGGTACATGCTGGTTAGTTGGTCTCAAGTGCATTCTAATTTGCGTTGTTTATATAATGGCTTCAACAACGTTGTTTTTTGGCTGATTATGACGCAACGTTCGTTACCCTGTATCGACAACGTATCGTAAGATACACACGCTCACCTTCCTTCATCGTGAATTGCAAAGGAAAGGGTCGCCTGCTAAACAATTCTTCCGTTCGTTGCTCTTCAAGGTTAGGGTCGAAAAAGTAGGTTGTCGCTGGACAAAGGAGCTTCTCGAAAGGACTTTTGGATTCAACGGAAACAAATTACGCACATGGGAGTTGCCTTCAGAACAGATATAACTGACGTTTACACGaatggtgttgttgttgtttttttacgtACTGAATTGGTGCTCTATTGGTGGAAGAGCATATAGCCCTAAAGTACATCTCGTGATACGATGCAATGTCGAGATGCGATTGATAAGCTCTCCCCCAAAAGTGTCTTTGATGAAGcattcaaaaaatgtctttgcGTGAGTCATGGGGTTGATAA
This Tigriopus californicus strain San Diego chromosome 7, Tcal_SD_v2.1, whole genome shotgun sequence DNA region includes the following protein-coding sequences:
- the LOC131884175 gene encoding uncharacterized protein LOC131884175, coding for MNSAVLGCFALALLQICQAQDVEIVAKAPSNLINCGCQCDPYTWRDSYGNVQGNCRTPDGTKALWCYVPRGFSSCDDLRLSRNRVDFTGNRRQWSYEACSTPALTSPVCRGFSSGGNYVGPQSPSRPNRNNRRNNRRKNQGVGRPNSGYASGGSGNVRGSGNVGGGGLNLADLLKPRSEGLDPGKTTEEVKFEFQ